A window of the Sphaerobacter thermophilus DSM 20745 genome harbors these coding sequences:
- a CDS encoding ABC transporter permease has protein sequence MLVSLIVRRLVFLVFVLIILSAVTFTLSHIVPSDPARIIAGPRASAEAVQKVREEYGLDQPLHRQYIRYMSGLVHFDFGKSLSSRRPVKQDLKEYLPATVELTLYAILFAVVVGVPLGIVSAIYRNSVIDAVGRVISVLGLSIPSFWLALVLQFLLFARLGLLPDGQRLPIGVQPPPTITSLYTIDSLLTGNISVFLTAAKHLLLPAFVLGFSSMAVITRMTRAGMLEVMGQDYIRTARAKGLRQKVVILRHALRNALLPAITVIGLQIGLLLSGAVLVEIIFSWPGIGRYAFQAIQTFDYNAVITVTLIIGAAYVTVNTLVDLVYFLLDPRISVT, from the coding sequence ATGCTCGTTTCGCTGATCGTTCGTCGGCTCGTCTTTCTTGTTTTCGTCCTCATCATCCTGTCCGCCGTCACCTTCACGCTCTCCCACATCGTCCCCAGCGATCCGGCACGGATCATCGCCGGGCCGCGCGCGAGCGCCGAGGCCGTGCAGAAGGTGCGTGAGGAGTACGGCCTGGATCAGCCGCTGCACCGGCAGTACATCCGGTACATGTCGGGGCTCGTCCATTTTGACTTCGGCAAGTCGCTGAGCTCCCGTCGACCGGTGAAGCAGGACCTCAAGGAGTACCTGCCGGCGACGGTTGAGTTGACCCTCTACGCCATCCTCTTCGCGGTGGTGGTCGGGGTACCGCTCGGGATCGTTTCTGCGATCTACCGCAACAGCGTGATCGACGCCGTCGGCCGGGTCATCTCGGTGCTTGGGCTGTCGATACCATCCTTTTGGCTGGCGCTGGTGCTCCAGTTCCTCCTCTTTGCCCGGTTGGGGTTGTTACCGGATGGGCAACGCCTGCCGATTGGGGTCCAGCCACCGCCGACGATCACATCCCTCTACACCATCGATTCCCTGCTCACCGGAAATATCTCCGTGTTCCTGACCGCCGCGAAGCATCTCCTGCTGCCCGCCTTCGTGCTCGGTTTCAGCTCGATGGCAGTCATCACCCGGATGACGCGGGCCGGGATGCTCGAAGTGATGGGCCAGGACTACATCCGCACGGCGCGGGCGAAGGGCCTTCGGCAGAAGGTCGTCATCCTCCGTCACGCGCTCAGGAACGCGCTGCTGCCGGCTATCACCGTCATCGGGTTGCAGATTGGTCTGCTCCTGAGTGGCGCGGTGCTGGTGGAGATCATCTTCTCCTGGCCGGGCATCGGCCGCTACGCCTTCCAGGCGATCCAGACGTTCGACTACAACGCGGTGATCACGGTCACGCTGATCATCGGGGCAGCCTACGTGACGGTGAACACGCTGGTTGACCTCGTTTACTTCCTGCTCGATCCAAGGATCTCGGTGACATGA
- a CDS encoding MFS transporter: MGDDHLRAEQAETRTETPAESTAPSAPPSDGPPGIVPGRHKWLVLSTVSVGTFMATLDSSIVNISLPTIQQHFGVSLSTVEWVVVAYLLTLGTLLLSVGRLGDMVGYKRVYLGGFALFTLASVLCGASQSIWMLIGFRVLQAVGGTMLQAMGPAITTRTFGSQERGRALGLNAISVSLGLTIGPTLGGVLTEFASWRWIFYINLPVGIFAILWAWRVLEPEGRRARQMFDIPGAALSFGALLALLLALIEGQRWGWGSAQVIGLLLAAAVLGTAFIVVELHHRQPMLDVRLFRIRSFWAGNLSLLIVFSGLFTATFLMPFFLQQGQGLSPFAAGLLLTPVPLTTLVVAPISGALSDRIGPRLPATLGAAVMTLGLYTLTQLHVGSSASDLIWRLVVLGVGQGLFFSPNSSAILGAVPRPRLGTASATVAQMRIFGQVLGIAVAGAVVASRLPVHLAELTGQVPPAALQRDALILAIRDAFIVAIAISAIAVVTSLLRGDPE; encoded by the coding sequence GTGGGTGACGACCACCTGCGCGCGGAGCAGGCAGAGACGCGGACCGAGACACCAGCCGAGTCGACCGCCCCGAGCGCGCCGCCCAGCGACGGCCCGCCCGGCATCGTTCCCGGCCGGCACAAGTGGCTTGTGCTCTCGACCGTGTCGGTCGGCACCTTTATGGCCACGCTCGACAGCAGCATCGTCAATATCTCGCTGCCGACCATCCAGCAACACTTCGGCGTCAGCCTCTCAACGGTCGAGTGGGTCGTTGTCGCTTACCTCCTCACGCTCGGCACGCTGCTTCTCTCCGTCGGGCGCCTTGGCGACATGGTCGGCTACAAGCGGGTCTACCTCGGAGGCTTCGCGCTCTTCACCCTCGCCAGCGTCTTGTGCGGCGCATCCCAGAGCATCTGGATGCTGATCGGTTTCCGCGTACTGCAGGCGGTCGGCGGCACGATGCTGCAGGCCATGGGCCCGGCGATCACGACCCGCACCTTCGGCTCCCAGGAGCGCGGCCGGGCACTCGGCTTGAACGCCATCAGCGTCTCGCTCGGGCTCACCATCGGCCCGACCCTGGGCGGGGTGCTGACCGAGTTCGCGTCCTGGCGCTGGATCTTCTATATCAACCTGCCGGTCGGGATCTTCGCCATCCTCTGGGCCTGGCGGGTGCTGGAGCCGGAAGGGCGCCGGGCCCGGCAGATGTTCGACATCCCCGGCGCGGCCCTCTCGTTCGGCGCTCTGCTGGCGCTGCTGCTGGCGCTCATCGAGGGGCAGCGCTGGGGCTGGGGTAGCGCGCAGGTCATCGGCCTGCTCCTCGCCGCCGCCGTCCTCGGCACCGCGTTCATCGTCGTCGAACTGCACCACCGGCAGCCAATGCTCGATGTCCGCCTCTTCCGCATCCGCTCCTTCTGGGCCGGCAATCTCAGCCTGCTCATCGTCTTCAGCGGGCTCTTCACCGCCACCTTCCTAATGCCCTTCTTCCTCCAGCAGGGCCAGGGACTCTCGCCATTCGCCGCCGGGCTGCTGTTGACCCCGGTTCCCCTGACCACGCTGGTGGTGGCACCGATCAGCGGCGCGCTCTCCGACCGCATCGGGCCACGCCTCCCGGCGACGCTGGGCGCGGCGGTGATGACGCTCGGCCTCTACACCCTGACCCAGCTCCACGTCGGGTCCAGCGCGTCGGACCTCATCTGGCGGCTGGTCGTGCTCGGGGTCGGGCAGGGGTTGTTCTTCAGCCCGAACAGCAGCGCGATCCTCGGCGCGGTGCCGCGCCCGCGCCTCGGGACTGCCTCAGCCACCGTGGCCCAGATGCGGATCTTCGGCCAGGTGCTCGGCATCGCCGTTGCCGGTGCGGTCGTCGCCAGCCGGCTGCCGGTGCATCTGGCCGAGTTGACCGGCCAGGTGCCACCCGCGGCGCTCCAGCGGGACGCCCTGATACTGGCGATCCGCGACGCCTTCATCGTCGCCATCGCCATCTCAGCGATCGCCGTCGTCACCAGCCTCCTCCGCGGCGACCCGGAGTAA
- a CDS encoding DEAD/DEAH box helicase family protein, with translation MMTEGDLAARLAATSFRYPLRRYQQAAVDAFEQARREGRARFYAVLPPGGGKTAVGLEVARRLGRQTLVLCPNTAVQAQWLRQWQDFTPHTVPAGADPDLTAPITVLTYQAICVLNGDDDTLDEEARDLWVATLQAEKGYSAEQARAEIQALEASGSPHYRADLARFRRRARTLVARGGDRSDLLALLHPNGRAIIERMAASGPWTLVLDECHHLLEMWGYLVRALVEELGDVFVVGLTATPPSDMDAREAALYRDIFARANIEVPIPALVREGDLAPYQELVYLTTPLPHEADYIAAQHARFQELLLRLMEPDFGSVPFPIWLRTRVEERRGRDGAQVSWERFERDEPRLAQAALRLLHSWDAPPPDGARFSERDRQPLTADDWVALIEDYCLRCLRPSADPRDVAAWEEVRRALPSLGYVLTRRGVRAHVSPVDRVLTLSASKAAAAISILDVESAALGDQLRALVLCDYERAGSDLLARLRGVLDPQAGSAALLLHILASDPTTAALHPVLLTGRTVACSRATAVDLTRWIAEQVPELRDQMATEQLFLPSDDESDTRWEDVVVIRPASTWWQPRRYVPLLTRYFEEGRSRCLVGTRSLLGEGWDARRVNVLVDLTAAATPTAVHQMRGRSLRLDPDLPDKVADNWDVVCVAPGHPKGTADYDRFVRKHHHYFAATVEGEIESGVSHVHPELSPYGPPDPTHFAAINTAMLRRAEERAAAYARWNIGEPYEGRETHTVRVRFGRAPGLSRSRLLTPGARLGAGAVGRFRRRFGQVLAGSAAAGIIVAAAGPDLAGLAAGVVATAGGGAWLVRDLHEVVRQLGPSDALEDIAAAVAEGLRDTGGIAPELGAESVRVVAQADGYYRCYLAGASEEDSRRFTEALDEVLAPLASPRYIIPRYIADPPGSVLDTALLALRLRRTGRRGRAVVYHAVPSYLAANRQRADRFARAWNRYVSAGEPIYWKDPEASAIIATQRGADPFDVTTQMRVLWR, from the coding sequence ATGATGACCGAGGGCGACCTCGCCGCGCGACTGGCGGCGACCTCGTTCCGGTACCCACTGCGGCGCTACCAGCAAGCGGCCGTCGACGCGTTCGAGCAGGCGCGCCGCGAGGGGCGTGCGCGCTTCTACGCCGTGCTGCCGCCTGGCGGCGGGAAGACGGCGGTTGGCCTGGAGGTGGCCCGTCGGCTCGGCCGTCAAACGCTGGTGCTCTGCCCCAATACCGCAGTCCAGGCCCAGTGGCTGCGCCAGTGGCAGGACTTCACGCCGCACACCGTTCCCGCCGGGGCCGACCCCGACCTGACCGCGCCGATCACCGTGCTCACCTACCAGGCGATCTGTGTGCTCAACGGCGACGACGACACGCTGGATGAGGAAGCCCGTGACCTCTGGGTCGCCACGCTCCAGGCCGAGAAGGGATATTCGGCGGAGCAGGCCCGGGCTGAGATCCAGGCCTTGGAAGCGTCGGGCAGCCCCCACTACCGAGCCGACCTGGCGCGCTTCCGTCGCCGGGCGCGGACGCTCGTCGCCCGGGGCGGGGATCGCAGCGACCTCCTCGCGCTGCTGCACCCCAACGGCCGGGCGATCATCGAGCGCATGGCGGCCAGCGGCCCCTGGACTCTCGTCCTGGACGAATGCCACCACCTGCTGGAGATGTGGGGGTACCTCGTCCGCGCCCTGGTCGAAGAGCTGGGCGACGTCTTCGTGGTCGGCCTGACCGCCACGCCGCCGTCTGACATGGACGCGCGCGAAGCGGCCCTCTACCGCGACATCTTCGCTCGCGCCAACATCGAGGTGCCGATCCCGGCCCTGGTACGGGAAGGGGATCTCGCGCCCTACCAGGAGCTGGTCTACCTGACCACGCCACTGCCGCACGAGGCAGACTACATCGCCGCCCAGCACGCCCGCTTCCAGGAGTTGCTCCTCCGGCTGATGGAACCCGACTTCGGCAGCGTCCCGTTCCCCATCTGGCTCCGGACGCGGGTCGAGGAGCGCCGCGGGCGCGACGGCGCCCAGGTGAGTTGGGAGCGGTTCGAGCGGGACGAGCCCCGGCTCGCGCAGGCCGCGCTGCGGCTCCTCCATTCCTGGGACGCACCGCCACCCGACGGGGCACGCTTCAGCGAGCGCGACCGGCAACCGCTCACCGCCGACGACTGGGTCGCGTTGATCGAGGACTACTGCCTGCGCTGCCTGCGGCCGAGTGCCGACCCGCGGGACGTCGCCGCCTGGGAGGAGGTCCGCCGTGCCCTCCCGTCGCTCGGCTACGTCCTCACCCGCCGTGGCGTCCGCGCCCACGTCAGCCCGGTCGACCGCGTCCTCACCCTCTCCGCCAGCAAGGCGGCCGCGGCCATCTCGATCCTGGACGTCGAGTCAGCGGCTCTGGGGGATCAGCTCCGGGCGCTCGTGCTCTGCGACTACGAGCGGGCGGGCAGCGACCTGCTGGCCCGGTTGCGCGGCGTGCTCGACCCGCAGGCCGGCAGCGCCGCGCTGCTGCTCCACATTCTCGCCTCCGACCCGACCACGGCGGCCCTGCACCCGGTTCTTCTCACCGGCCGCACCGTGGCCTGCTCCCGGGCTACCGCGGTCGACCTGACCCGGTGGATCGCGGAGCAGGTCCCCGAGCTACGTGACCAGATGGCGACCGAACAGCTCTTCCTGCCAAGCGACGACGAGTCCGACACGCGCTGGGAGGACGTCGTCGTCATTCGCCCGGCGAGCACCTGGTGGCAACCGCGCCGCTACGTCCCCCTCCTGACCCGCTACTTCGAAGAGGGGCGCAGCCGCTGCCTGGTGGGGACGCGCTCCCTCCTTGGGGAGGGCTGGGATGCCCGGCGGGTCAACGTATTGGTGGACCTCACCGCCGCCGCAACGCCGACCGCGGTCCACCAGATGCGCGGCCGCTCGCTCCGGCTCGATCCGGACCTGCCGGACAAGGTGGCGGACAACTGGGACGTGGTCTGCGTCGCGCCCGGGCACCCCAAGGGCACGGCCGACTACGACCGCTTCGTCCGCAAGCACCACCACTACTTCGCCGCGACAGTCGAGGGGGAGATCGAGTCGGGCGTCTCCCACGTCCATCCAGAACTCTCCCCCTACGGTCCACCCGACCCCACGCACTTCGCCGCCATCAACACGGCGATGCTCCGCCGCGCCGAGGAGCGCGCGGCCGCCTACGCCCGGTGGAACATCGGGGAGCCGTACGAGGGGCGGGAGACACACACGGTGCGGGTGCGCTTCGGCCGGGCACCGGGCCTCTCCCGCAGCCGCCTGCTCACCCCTGGGGCGCGGCTCGGTGCCGGGGCGGTCGGGCGCTTCCGCCGCCGCTTCGGCCAGGTTCTGGCGGGCAGCGCAGCAGCCGGCATCATCGTGGCTGCAGCCGGGCCGGACCTGGCGGGGCTTGCCGCGGGCGTCGTCGCCACGGCGGGCGGGGGAGCCTGGCTCGTCCGGGACCTGCACGAGGTTGTCCGACAGCTCGGGCCGTCCGACGCGCTGGAGGACATCGCCGCAGCCGTCGCCGAGGGGCTGCGGGACACCGGCGGCATCGCCCCGGAGCTGGGAGCAGAGTCCGTGCGCGTCGTGGCCCAGGCCGACGGCTACTACCGCTGCTATCTGGCCGGTGCCTCCGAAGAGGACAGCCGCCGCTTCACCGAGGCGCTGGACGAAGTGCTGGCCCCGCTGGCCTCTCCGCGCTACATCATTCCGCGCTACATCGCCGACCCGCCCGGCTCGGTGCTCGACACCGCGCTCCTGGCGCTACGCCTCCGGCGGACCGGCCGCCGCGGCCGCGCAGTCGTCTACCACGCCGTCCCCTCTTACCTGGCAGCCAACCGGCAGCGCGCCGATCGCTTCGCCCGCGCCTGGAACCGCTACGTGAGCGCGGGTGAGCCGATCTATTGGAAGGACCCGGAGGCGAGCGCCATCATCGCCACCCAGCGCGGCGCCGACCCCTTCGACGTCACCACCCAGATGCGCGTCCTCTGGCGGTGA